From the Caballeronia sp. NK8 genome, one window contains:
- a CDS encoding thioredoxin family protein yields the protein MSALNLDTDADRIAERIAVPGTLFVACLCAEWCGTCREYREGFDRLADAHPEICFAWIDIENHADRFDDLDVENFPTILIEDAVTTRFFGTVLPQASIVGRMLTDLTALPGMVGAPKLRPALATA from the coding sequence ATGTCCGCGCTGAATCTCGATACCGATGCCGATCGCATCGCGGAGCGCATCGCCGTGCCCGGCACGCTGTTCGTCGCCTGTCTGTGCGCCGAATGGTGCGGCACCTGCCGCGAATATCGCGAAGGCTTCGACAGGCTGGCGGACGCGCATCCGGAGATCTGCTTCGCGTGGATCGATATCGAGAATCACGCCGACCGTTTCGACGATCTCGACGTGGAAAATTTTCCTACCATCCTGATCGAGGATGCCGTCACGACGCGATTTTTCGGCACGGTGCTGCCGCAGGCGTCTATCGTCGGTCGAATGCTGACCGATCTCACCGCGCTGCCGGGCATGGTCGGCGCGCCGAAACTGCGCCCGGCGCTTGCCACGGCCTGA
- a CDS encoding LysE family translocator — protein MLGITGFTFFLIAVFLLNVTPGPDTAYIVGRSVAQGRGAGIVSALGISAGCIVHTLACAFGLTAILAASATAFTVVKIAGAIYLIYLGVRLIFAKHDDAEAAHPSQANEKAAAKSLRQLFTQGFVTNVLNPKVVLFFVSFFPQFVAADSQHKTLAFLTLGIVFIAMSTVWNSFVAWIAGSVTERFAGRSGVKKWLDRGVGGAFVGLGIKLATSHR, from the coding sequence ATGCTCGGCATTACCGGTTTCACCTTCTTCCTCATCGCCGTCTTCCTGCTCAACGTCACGCCCGGCCCCGACACTGCGTACATCGTCGGGCGCAGTGTCGCGCAGGGGCGCGGCGCGGGTATCGTGTCGGCGCTCGGCATTTCCGCGGGCTGCATCGTTCATACGCTCGCGTGCGCGTTCGGTCTGACGGCGATTCTCGCGGCATCGGCGACGGCGTTCACCGTCGTGAAGATCGCCGGCGCGATTTATCTGATTTATCTCGGCGTGCGCCTCATTTTCGCGAAACACGACGACGCCGAAGCCGCGCATCCGTCGCAGGCGAACGAAAAAGCCGCGGCCAAATCGCTGCGCCAGCTTTTCACGCAAGGCTTCGTCACGAACGTGCTGAACCCGAAGGTCGTGCTGTTCTTCGTGTCGTTCTTCCCGCAGTTCGTCGCCGCCGACAGCCAGCACAAGACGCTCGCGTTTCTCACGCTCGGCATCGTGTTCATCGCGATGAGCACGGTCTGGAACAGTTTCGTCGCGTGGATCGCGGGGAGCGTCACCGAGCGCTTCGCGGGCAGATCGGGCGTGAAGAAATGGCTGGATCGCGGCGTCGGCGGCGCGTTCGTGGGCCTTGGCATCAAGCTCGCGACGTCCCATCGATAA
- the rsmB gene encoding 16S rRNA (cytosine(967)-C(5))-methyltransferase RsmB: MTDKPSRRHTAAHSRLSALKLAPDSLAFALDCAAQAVGAVRAGSALPAALQTVSASAKHAVARGAVQDIAYRAMRRLALADALLHKLVKKAPPPHVANVLVCAFTLLTDDEAHAAYAPFTVVDQAVGAIAARREVSFAKGLVNAVLRNFLRERDALIDEARTNPVARWNYPQWWIDAVRRGQPDAWERILEAGNAQGPLTLRVNARHASVDEYLARLTDAHIDAEAVGLHAVRLKTPMSVDRIPGFDEGVVSVQDAGAQCAAQLLDLKDGMRVLDACAAPGGKTGHILELANVELIALESDAERAGRIEQNLKRLKLDAQITVGDAGDPAQWSDGAPFDRILADVPCSASGIVRRHPDIRWLRRASDIEALVAEQRRIVSALWPLVAKGGELLYVTCSIFPEEGEEQARWFGAAHEDAVRLDAPGQLLPTAARASAGAVQGSPAGTNIADHDGFFYARFQKR; the protein is encoded by the coding sequence ATGACTGACAAGCCTTCCCGCCGGCACACCGCCGCCCATTCCCGCCTGAGCGCGCTGAAACTCGCGCCCGACTCGCTCGCGTTCGCGCTCGATTGCGCGGCGCAAGCCGTGGGTGCCGTGCGCGCGGGTTCGGCGCTGCCGGCCGCGCTGCAGACGGTCAGCGCGTCGGCAAAACACGCGGTGGCGCGCGGCGCGGTGCAGGACATCGCGTATCGGGCGATGCGCCGCCTCGCGCTCGCCGATGCGCTGCTGCACAAGCTCGTGAAGAAAGCGCCGCCGCCGCATGTCGCGAACGTGCTCGTCTGCGCGTTCACGCTGTTGACGGACGACGAAGCGCACGCGGCCTACGCGCCCTTTACCGTGGTCGATCAGGCCGTGGGCGCGATCGCCGCGCGACGCGAGGTCTCGTTCGCGAAGGGCCTGGTGAACGCCGTGCTGCGCAACTTCCTGCGCGAACGCGACGCGCTCATCGACGAAGCGCGCACGAATCCCGTCGCGCGCTGGAATTATCCGCAATGGTGGATCGACGCGGTGAGGCGCGGCCAGCCCGATGCGTGGGAGCGCATCCTCGAAGCGGGCAACGCGCAGGGGCCGCTCACGCTGCGCGTGAATGCGCGGCACGCCAGCGTCGATGAATATCTCGCGCGCCTCACCGACGCGCATATCGATGCCGAAGCCGTGGGCCTGCACGCCGTGCGTCTGAAAACGCCGATGTCCGTCGATCGCATTCCGGGCTTCGACGAAGGCGTCGTGTCGGTGCAGGACGCGGGCGCGCAATGCGCGGCGCAACTGCTCGACCTGAAGGACGGCATGCGCGTGCTCGACGCGTGCGCCGCGCCGGGCGGCAAGACGGGACATATTCTCGAACTCGCGAACGTCGAACTGATCGCGCTCGAAAGCGATGCCGAGCGCGCGGGCCGCATCGAACAGAATCTGAAACGCCTGAAACTCGACGCGCAGATCACGGTGGGCGACGCGGGCGATCCCGCGCAATGGTCCGACGGCGCGCCGTTCGATCGCATTCTCGCCGACGTGCCTTGCTCGGCGTCGGGCATCGTGCGGCGGCATCCGGATATTCGCTGGTTGCGCCGCGCGTCGGACATCGAAGCGCTGGTCGCGGAGCAGCGGCGCATCGTGAGCGCGTTGTGGCCGCTCGTCGCGAAGGGCGGCGAACTGCTTTACGTGACGTGTTCCATCTTTCCCGAGGAGGGCGAAGAACAGGCTCGCTGGTTTGGAGCCGCGCATGAAGATGCGGTACGATTGGACGCGCCGGGGCAATTGTTACCGACAGCGGCGCGCGCGAGCGCGGGCGCGGTGCAAGGCTCACCGGCCGGTACAAATATCGCGGACCACGACGGATTCTTCTACGCGCGCTTTCAGAAACGGTGA
- a CDS encoding PAS domain-containing sensor histidine kinase yields MKSFVVRLLVSTVALTAVLLLVMLALASANTEFFDRYYGWLYAANVAVAIVFMLIVVSLFIIIVSRVRQGRFGTRLLAKLAFIFALVGVVPGAIIYVVSYQFVSRSIESWFDVNVETALTSGLTLGRGMLENSLADFKNRGRQMSDQLASADPSSLTLSLLRLRDQYGVQDAVVFERPRDQYNREDLTSSNGSLRVSGLRTVAQASGNYYALLPANEPTGTMLKAAQDHPYGAIEGEIDGDPKSNGPKGALRLRVITKIPDPTTTTEFQHVDRFLQIEQPVSQELARNADAVQRAYREYQEKRLGRTGLRKMYIGTLTLALFLATFIAMMLALALGNQLARPLFLLAQGTKEVAEGDYTPKREINSRDELGFLTQSFNAMTRQLSEARAAVENNRIALEHSKAYLESILANLTAGVFVFDRQFRLTTANRGADRIFRQPFGTQLNQPLDHIDVLAEFGAMVKKAFAERDAAAVGSGHPIGDRGHWQQQVAVTVPGENDPLTLLVRGTQLLNVTESDSEDAETTGYVVVFDDISDVISAQRSVAWGEVARRLAHEIKNPLTPIQLSAERLQMKLADKLAPTDADVLKRASTTIVNQVQAMKQMVDDFREYARTPPAVLGNLQLNELVAEVLTLYGIEDGKTPIKIDLAKLPVIRGDATQIRQVIHNLLQNAQDAVADVAEPRVLLETRTVEYGEPDATGHARVAVRLTVSDNGSGFPARILSRAFEPYVTTKAKGTGLGLATVKKIVDEHGARIDIRNRSKSADVIEGAQISILFLQLADDTAAPGATPGTGAAANQGTTKATVQTRAA; encoded by the coding sequence ATGAAGAGTTTCGTCGTCCGGCTGCTGGTCTCCACGGTTGCGCTCACGGCGGTGCTGCTGCTCGTGATGCTCGCGCTCGCGAGCGCGAACACCGAATTTTTCGACCGCTACTACGGCTGGCTGTATGCGGCGAACGTCGCGGTGGCGATCGTCTTCATGCTGATCGTCGTCAGCCTGTTCATCATCATCGTGTCGCGGGTGAGGCAAGGGCGCTTCGGCACGCGATTGCTGGCGAAGCTCGCGTTCATCTTCGCGCTCGTCGGCGTGGTGCCGGGCGCGATCATCTATGTGGTTTCGTATCAGTTCGTGTCGCGCAGTATCGAGTCATGGTTCGACGTGAACGTCGAGACCGCGCTCACGTCGGGGCTGACGCTCGGGCGCGGCATGCTCGAAAACTCGCTCGCCGATTTCAAGAACCGCGGCCGGCAGATGAGCGATCAGCTGGCCAGCGCGGATCCGTCGAGCCTGACGCTTTCGCTGCTGCGCCTGCGCGATCAATACGGCGTGCAGGATGCGGTCGTGTTCGAGCGGCCGCGCGATCAGTACAACCGCGAGGATCTGACGTCGAGCAACGGCTCGCTGCGGGTGTCGGGACTGCGCACGGTGGCGCAGGCGTCGGGCAACTACTACGCGCTCCTGCCGGCCAACGAGCCGACCGGCACGATGCTGAAGGCGGCGCAGGATCATCCATACGGCGCGATCGAAGGCGAGATCGACGGCGATCCGAAATCGAACGGGCCGAAGGGCGCGTTGCGGCTGCGCGTGATCACCAAGATTCCCGACCCGACGACCACGACCGAATTCCAGCACGTCGATCGCTTCCTGCAGATCGAGCAGCCCGTGAGTCAGGAACTCGCACGCAATGCCGACGCCGTGCAGCGCGCCTACCGCGAGTATCAGGAGAAGCGGCTCGGGCGCACGGGCTTGCGCAAGATGTATATCGGCACGCTGACGCTCGCGCTGTTCCTCGCGACTTTCATCGCGATGATGCTCGCGCTCGCGCTGGGCAACCAGCTTGCGCGGCCCTTGTTCCTGCTCGCGCAGGGCACCAAGGAGGTGGCCGAAGGCGACTACACGCCCAAACGCGAGATCAATTCGCGCGACGAGCTGGGTTTTCTCACGCAGTCCTTCAACGCGATGACGCGACAGCTTTCCGAGGCGCGCGCGGCGGTCGAGAACAACCGTATCGCGCTGGAGCATTCGAAGGCGTATCTGGAAAGCATTCTTGCGAATCTGACGGCGGGCGTGTTCGTGTTCGACCGGCAGTTCCGCCTCACTACAGCGAATCGCGGCGCGGACCGCATCTTCCGCCAGCCGTTCGGCACGCAGCTCAATCAGCCGCTCGACCATATCGATGTTCTCGCCGAGTTCGGCGCGATGGTGAAAAAAGCGTTCGCGGAACGTGATGCGGCGGCGGTCGGCAGTGGTCATCCGATCGGCGATCGCGGTCACTGGCAGCAGCAGGTCGCGGTGACGGTGCCCGGCGAGAACGATCCACTGACGCTGCTCGTGCGCGGCACGCAGTTGCTGAACGTGACCGAAAGCGATTCCGAGGACGCCGAAACGACCGGCTATGTCGTCGTGTTCGACGACATCTCCGATGTCATTTCCGCGCAGCGTTCGGTCGCGTGGGGCGAGGTCGCGCGGCGTCTCGCGCACGAGATCAAGAACCCGCTCACGCCCATTCAGCTTTCGGCGGAGCGCCTGCAGATGAAGCTCGCGGACAAGCTCGCGCCGACCGACGCGGACGTCCTCAAGCGCGCATCCACGACCATCGTGAATCAGGTGCAGGCGATGAAGCAGATGGTCGACGATTTCCGCGAATACGCGCGCACGCCGCCGGCGGTGCTCGGCAATCTGCAACTGAACGAGCTCGTCGCCGAAGTGCTGACGTTGTACGGCATCGAGGACGGCAAGACGCCGATCAAGATCGACCTCGCGAAGCTGCCCGTGATCCGCGGCGACGCGACGCAGATCCGCCAGGTGATCCATAACCTGCTGCAGAACGCGCAGGACGCGGTGGCGGACGTCGCTGAGCCGCGCGTGCTGCTCGAAACGAGAACAGTAGAATATGGCGAGCCCGATGCAACGGGTCATGCGCGTGTCGCGGTTCGCCTGACGGTCTCGGACAACGGCTCGGGTTTTCCGGCGCGTATCCTTTCGCGTGCTTTCGAGCCTTACGTGACGACGAAAGCGAAGGGTACGGGTCTGGGACTTGCAACCGTGAAGAAGATCGTCGACGAGCACGGCGCGCGCATCGACATACGCAACCGCTCGAAGTCGGCGGATGTGATCGAGGGCGCGCAGATATCGATTCTGTTTCTCCAACTCGCGGACGATACCGCGGCGCCCGGCGCGACGCCGGGTACCGGTGCGGCCGCGAATCAGGGAACGACAAAAGCAACAGTGCAGACAAGGGCAGCGTAA
- the queC gene encoding 7-cyano-7-deazaguanine synthase QueC — translation MTRIDAKDSALVLFSGGQDSATCLAWALERYKTVETLGFDYGQRHRVELECRDGFRAAVVREFPQWAERLGEDHMIDLSVLGAISDTAMTREIEIQATASGLPNTFVPGRNLLFVTIAAAVAYRRGLKVLVGGMCETDFSGYPDCRDDTMKALQVALNLGMETRYAVETPLMWLDKADTWRLAETLGGEALVELIRIETHTCYVGERAELHDWGFGCGQCPACKLRKRGYEAYRAGEQVTTAPV, via the coding sequence GTGACTCGGATAGACGCTAAAGACAGCGCGCTCGTGCTGTTCTCCGGCGGCCAGGACTCGGCCACGTGCCTCGCCTGGGCGCTCGAACGCTACAAGACGGTCGAGACCCTCGGCTTCGATTACGGACAGCGGCATCGCGTGGAACTCGAATGCCGCGACGGCTTTCGCGCCGCGGTCGTGCGCGAGTTTCCGCAGTGGGCCGAGCGTCTGGGCGAAGATCACATGATCGATCTGTCCGTGCTCGGCGCAATCAGCGACACGGCGATGACCCGCGAGATCGAGATCCAGGCGACCGCGAGCGGCTTGCCCAACACGTTCGTGCCGGGGCGCAACCTGCTGTTCGTCACGATTGCGGCGGCAGTGGCGTATCGGCGCGGGTTGAAAGTACTGGTCGGCGGCATGTGCGAGACCGATTTCTCCGGCTATCCGGATTGCCGCGACGACACGATGAAAGCGCTGCAAGTCGCGTTGAATCTGGGCATGGAGACGCGTTACGCGGTCGAAACGCCGCTGATGTGGCTCGACAAGGCCGACACCTGGCGGCTCGCGGAAACGCTCGGCGGCGAAGCGCTCGTCGAGTTGATCCGCATCGAAACGCATACGTGCTATGTCGGCGAGCGCGCCGAGTTGCACGACTGGGGCTTCGGCTGCGGCCAATGTCCGGCCTGCAAACTGCGCAAGCGCGGTTATGAGGCGTATCGCGCGGGCGAGCAGGTCACCACCGCGCCGGTTTGA
- a CDS encoding DUF4390 domain-containing protein — protein sequence MTIKRFFPLRLAAVIWTALALWLTFAVADPAFAETIAVQRASLQADNAGWSLDAHFDFDLNNSLEEAVNRSVPLYFTIDFALSRPRWYWFDEEPVNVSQSIRLSYQPLTNEYRVSTGGLQLRFASLNEALAVIKHVTSWHVIDRNQVHGGETYTASVRMQLDIALMPKPFQIDAVNNRDWNLSSDWKRFTFTAAERAK from the coding sequence GTGACGATCAAACGCTTTTTCCCGCTTCGGCTCGCGGCTGTCATCTGGACTGCGCTGGCGCTCTGGCTGACGTTCGCCGTGGCCGATCCCGCGTTTGCCGAGACGATCGCCGTGCAGCGTGCGTCGCTGCAGGCGGACAATGCCGGCTGGAGCCTCGACGCGCACTTCGACTTCGACCTCAACAACAGCCTCGAAGAAGCCGTGAACCGCAGCGTGCCGCTCTATTTCACGATCGACTTCGCGCTGTCGCGGCCACGCTGGTACTGGTTCGATGAAGAACCGGTCAATGTGTCGCAGAGCATCCGCCTTTCCTATCAGCCGCTCACGAACGAATATCGCGTATCGACGGGCGGCCTGCAGTTGCGTTTCGCGTCGCTGAATGAAGCGCTCGCGGTCATCAAGCATGTGACCTCGTGGCATGTCATCGATCGAAACCAGGTGCATGGCGGCGAAACCTATACCGCATCGGTGCGTATGCAACTCGACATCGCACTGATGCCCAAGCCGTTCCAGATCGACGCGGTGAACAATCGCGACTGGAACCTGTCCTCGGACTGGAAGCGTTTTACTTTTACGGCGGCAGAACGTGCGAAATAG
- the esaR gene encoding response regulator transcription factor EsaR, producing MATILVVDDEMGIRELLSEILSDEGHVVEVAENAQHARDYRLQQTPDLVLLDIWMPDTDGVTLLKEWAAQGKLTMPVIMMSGHATIDTAVEATKIGALNFLEKPIALQKLLKAVEQGLAHGTAAAPVTMMAKPPASVSASGVPVAAALPTASALNASNDAAASGAPQNQAGTTASISFDIPLRDARDAFERAYFEYHLARENGSMTRVAEKTGLERTHLYRKLKQLGVDLGKNKNEV from the coding sequence ATGGCAACCATCCTGGTGGTAGACGATGAAATGGGGATCCGGGAACTGCTCTCCGAGATCCTGAGCGACGAAGGCCATGTCGTGGAAGTGGCGGAAAACGCGCAGCACGCGCGGGACTATCGCTTGCAGCAGACACCCGACCTCGTTCTGCTCGACATCTGGATGCCCGATACCGACGGCGTGACCCTGCTCAAGGAGTGGGCCGCGCAGGGCAAGCTCACGATGCCGGTGATCATGATGTCGGGCCACGCGACCATCGACACGGCTGTTGAAGCGACGAAGATCGGCGCGCTCAATTTCCTCGAAAAGCCGATCGCGCTGCAGAAGCTGCTGAAGGCCGTCGAACAGGGGCTGGCGCACGGCACGGCGGCGGCGCCCGTCACGATGATGGCGAAGCCGCCGGCGAGCGTGAGCGCGTCGGGCGTGCCGGTGGCGGCCGCGTTGCCGACTGCCTCGGCGCTCAATGCATCGAACGATGCGGCGGCGAGCGGTGCGCCGCAGAATCAGGCAGGAACGACGGCGTCCATCTCGTTCGATATCCCGTTGCGCGATGCACGCGATGCGTTCGAGCGCGCGTACTTCGAGTATCACCTCGCGCGCGAGAACGGCAGCATGACTCGCGTCGCGGAAAAGACCGGGCTGGAGCGCACGCACTTGTATCGGAAGCTTAAGCAGCTTGGCGTCGATCTCGGAAAGAACAAGAACGAGGTGTGA
- the fmt gene encoding methionyl-tRNA formyltransferase, translating to MTQPLRVVFAGTPEFAAAALAAIHAAGFSVPLVLTQPDRPAGRGMKLTASPVKRFAVEKGLKVAQPTSLRRAGKYPQEAAEAIDLLRATPHDVMVVAAYGLILPQEVLDIPPRGAINIHASLLPRWRGAAPIHRAIEAGDAETGITLMQMDAGLDTGAMIREARTPILPDDTTATLHDRLAQMGAELIVAGLRDLERDGALPSTPQPEDGTTYAEKIAKNEAALDWRRPAEELARQIRAFDPFPGASGTLDNAAIKIWSAQPVDASSGAEPGTIIEVLSDGIVVVCGGGALRLTQLQKPGGKRLPVREFLAGAPLAKGQRFALQ from the coding sequence ATGACTCAACCGTTGCGCGTGGTTTTCGCCGGGACGCCGGAATTCGCTGCCGCCGCGCTCGCGGCCATCCATGCAGCCGGATTTTCGGTGCCGCTCGTGCTGACGCAGCCCGACCGTCCCGCCGGGCGCGGCATGAAACTCACGGCGAGTCCGGTCAAGCGCTTCGCGGTCGAAAAGGGGCTCAAGGTTGCGCAGCCCACTTCGCTGCGGCGCGCGGGCAAGTATCCGCAGGAAGCGGCGGAAGCCATCGACCTGTTGCGCGCGACGCCTCACGACGTGATGGTCGTCGCGGCCTACGGGCTGATCCTGCCGCAGGAAGTGCTCGATATCCCGCCGCGCGGCGCCATCAACATCCACGCGTCGCTGTTGCCGCGCTGGCGTGGCGCCGCGCCGATCCATCGCGCGATCGAAGCGGGCGACGCAGAAACCGGCATTACGCTGATGCAGATGGACGCCGGTCTCGACACCGGCGCGATGATCCGCGAAGCGCGCACGCCGATTCTTCCCGACGACACCACCGCCACGCTGCATGACCGCCTCGCGCAAATGGGCGCCGAGTTGATCGTCGCGGGTTTGCGCGATCTCGAGCGCGACGGCGCGCTGCCGTCCACACCGCAGCCGGAAGACGGCACGACTTACGCCGAAAAAATCGCTAAAAACGAGGCCGCGCTCGACTGGCGGCGTCCGGCTGAAGAACTCGCGCGCCAGATTCGCGCGTTCGATCCGTTTCCCGGCGCGTCCGGCACGCTGGACAACGCCGCGATCAAGATATGGTCCGCGCAGCCAGTCGATGCTTCGTCGGGCGCTGAGCCCGGCACGATCATCGAAGTTTTGTCGGACGGCATCGTCGTGGTCTGTGGCGGCGGCGCGCTGAGACTCACGCAACTGCAAAAGCCCGGCGGCAAGCGTCTGCCCGTGCGCGAATTTCTCGCGGGTGCGCCGCTCGCGAAGGGCCAGCGATTCGCGCTTCAGTAG
- the dprA gene encoding DNA-processing protein DprA: MTTAALPTEEAASTLDAEELRAWLRLAHAKGLRPLALRTLLGAFGGPREVLSESFASLAKTADASAAEAVLAPPSEIEGVAFEHYIEEVLAWASEPGNHLLTLADAGYPQALLTMPDPPPLLYAKGRLELLQARAVAIVGSRHATPQGLEDARRFARALSDAGLAVVSGLALGIDASAHRGALEGATGTISVIGTGADLVYPAAHHTLAHEIARDGAILSEWPLGTPARSANFPQRNRLIAGLSGGVLIVEAAMRSGSLITARLANEMGRDVFAMPGSVHAPLSQGCHRLIKQGAKLVETPEDVLEEFGFTPASAAAAAAKRAKLRSVSASWASARAAESVMSADAARVLDALGHAPATLEILATRTDLDGAALQGALLQLELSGQVAALAGGRYAAVERS, encoded by the coding sequence ATGACGACCGCCGCCCTGCCGACCGAGGAAGCCGCCTCCACACTCGATGCCGAAGAACTGCGCGCGTGGCTGCGGCTCGCGCACGCGAAGGGATTGCGGCCGCTCGCGCTGCGCACGCTGCTCGGTGCTTTCGGCGGACCGCGCGAAGTGTTGTCGGAGAGTTTCGCGTCGCTCGCCAAAACCGCCGATGCCAGCGCCGCCGAGGCTGTCCTCGCGCCGCCGTCCGAGATCGAAGGCGTTGCATTCGAGCACTATATTGAAGAGGTTTTGGCATGGGCTTCCGAGCCCGGCAATCACTTGTTGACGCTCGCGGACGCCGGCTATCCGCAGGCGCTTCTCACCATGCCGGACCCGCCGCCGCTGCTCTACGCGAAAGGCCGGCTCGAGTTGCTTCAGGCGCGCGCAGTCGCCATCGTGGGCAGCCGGCACGCGACGCCGCAAGGTCTCGAGGATGCGCGGCGCTTCGCCCGCGCACTGTCGGATGCGGGGCTCGCGGTGGTGTCCGGTCTCGCGCTCGGGATCGACGCTTCGGCGCATCGCGGTGCGCTGGAGGGCGCAACCGGCACGATTTCGGTGATCGGGACCGGCGCCGACCTCGTGTACCCGGCGGCGCATCACACGCTCGCGCATGAAATCGCCCGCGACGGCGCGATCCTCTCCGAATGGCCGCTCGGCACGCCGGCGCGCTCGGCGAATTTTCCGCAGCGTAACCGGCTGATCGCGGGATTGTCGGGTGGCGTGCTGATCGTCGAGGCCGCGATGCGATCCGGTTCGCTCATCACCGCGCGTCTCGCCAACGAAATGGGGCGCGATGTTTTCGCGATGCCCGGTTCCGTTCACGCGCCGCTTTCGCAGGGCTGTCATCGGTTGATCAAACAGGGCGCGAAGCTGGTCGAAACGCCCGAGGATGTGCTCGAAGAATTCGGCTTCACGCCCGCGAGCGCGGCGGCGGCTGCGGCGAAACGCGCGAAGCTGCGCTCGGTCAGCGCGTCGTGGGCATCGGCGCGCGCGGCTGAATCTGTCATGAGCGCCGACGCCGCCCGCGTTCTCGATGCTCTCGGCCACGCGCCCGCGACGCTTGAAATCCTCGCGACACGCACCGATCTGGACGGCGCGGCGCTGCAAGGCGCGCTGCTGCAGCTCGAACTGTCGGGGCAGGTGGCCGCGCTTGCGGGCGGCCGCTATGCGGCGGTGGAGCGCTCGTGA
- the htpX gene encoding zinc metalloprotease HtpX encodes MFNWVKTAMLMAAITALFVVIGGMIGGSKGMMLALIVALGMNFFSYWFSDKLVLRMYNAQEVDETTAPQFYRMVRELATRAQLPMPRVYLINEDAPNAFATGRNPEHAAVAATTGILRVLSEREMRGVMAHELAHVKHRDILISTISATMAGAISALANFAMFFGGRDDEGRPSNPIASILVAILAPIAGALIQMAISRAREFEADRGGAEISGDPQALAIALEKIHAYATGVPFPTAEAHPATAQMMIMNPLSGGGIANLFSTHPATEERVARLMEMARTGRF; translated from the coding sequence ATGTTCAACTGGGTCAAAACCGCGATGCTGATGGCTGCGATCACGGCCCTCTTTGTCGTGATCGGCGGAATGATCGGCGGGTCGAAGGGCATGATGCTCGCGCTGATCGTCGCGCTCGGCATGAATTTCTTTTCGTACTGGTTCTCGGACAAGCTGGTCCTGCGCATGTACAACGCGCAGGAAGTCGACGAAACCACCGCACCGCAGTTCTATCGCATGGTGCGCGAGCTTGCCACGCGGGCTCAGTTGCCGATGCCGCGCGTCTATCTGATCAACGAAGACGCGCCGAACGCGTTCGCCACGGGCCGCAATCCGGAGCACGCGGCGGTCGCGGCGACCACGGGCATTCTGCGCGTGCTGTCCGAGCGCGAAATGCGCGGCGTGATGGCGCACGAGCTGGCGCACGTGAAGCATCGCGACATCCTGATCTCGACGATCTCCGCGACGATGGCCGGCGCGATCTCCGCGCTCGCGAACTTCGCGATGTTCTTCGGCGGGCGCGATGACGAAGGCCGTCCGTCGAATCCGATCGCGAGCATTCTGGTGGCGATTCTCGCGCCGATCGCGGGCGCGTTGATCCAGATGGCGATTTCCCGCGCGCGCGAATTCGAAGCCGACCGTGGCGGCGCGGAGATTTCTGGCGATCCGCAAGCGCTCGCGATCGCGCTCGAGAAAATCCACGCCTACGCCACCGGCGTGCCGTTCCCGACGGCGGAAGCGCATCCGGCCACCGCGCAGATGATGATCATGAATCCGCTCTCGGGCGGCGGCATCGCGAATCTGTTCTCGACGCACCCGGCGACGGAAGAACGCGTCGCGCGTCTGATGGAGATGGCGCGCACGGGCCGCTTCTGA
- the def gene encoding peptide deformylase encodes MALLKILNYPDKRLNKVAKPVAVVDDRIRKLVADMAETMYAAPGVGLAATQVDVHERVIVIDVSDAHDELMVFINPELVWTSDQKKEWEEGCLSVPGIYDFVERPDKVRVKALNQKGETFEIDCDGLLAVCIQHEMDHLAGHVFVEYLSSLKQTRIRGKMKKLEKAL; translated from the coding sequence ATGGCTCTGCTCAAGATACTCAACTACCCGGACAAGCGGCTGAACAAGGTGGCGAAGCCCGTCGCCGTGGTCGATGACCGCATCCGCAAGCTCGTCGCCGACATGGCCGAGACGATGTACGCCGCGCCCGGCGTCGGCCTCGCGGCGACGCAGGTGGACGTGCACGAGCGCGTGATCGTAATCGACGTCTCGGACGCGCACGACGAACTGATGGTCTTCATCAACCCGGAACTCGTCTGGACGAGCGACCAGAAGAAGGAATGGGAGGAGGGCTGCCTGTCGGTGCCGGGCATTTACGATTTCGTCGAGCGCCCCGACAAGGTGCGCGTGAAGGCGCTGAATCAGAAGGGCGAGACCTTCGAGATCGACTGCGACGGCTTGCTCGCGGTGTGCATCCAGCACGAGATGGATCATCTGGCGGGTCACGTGTTCGTCGAATATCTGTCGTCGCTCAAGCAGACGCGCATTCGCGGCAAGATGAAGAAGCTGGAAAAGGCGCTGTAA